One Nostoc punctiforme PCC 73102 DNA window includes the following coding sequences:
- a CDS encoding molybdate ABC transporter substrate-binding protein: MKKHFFAFSLIACAVSVIPTKALAVNLYGAGSLRDSLTEVAESFSEKYGIPVETRFGPSGLTREFIEQEFSKTGKSADVFASADVDNPQTLFQEGLSEPVVNFTSNRMVAVVRSGLGITSNNLLNFLLKPEIKLGTSTPIADPSGNYAWQIFDKSDQITPGNSQILKNKALQLVGGNPNAPIVPNGKNNLVYFLEETKQADIFLAYYTSGKTAQVTAGGENLQIVELPDYLATKANYGLTTLKNADPDGEKLAEYILSPEGQEILTKYGFSSPSTSVPEHQGAGGVLLALGLALILNTKQRIKSESRS; this comes from the coding sequence ATGAAAAAGCATTTTTTTGCCTTTTCACTGATAGCTTGTGCTGTCAGTGTGATACCAACTAAGGCATTAGCAGTTAATCTATACGGTGCTGGTAGTTTACGCGATAGCCTGACTGAAGTAGCTGAATCTTTTAGCGAGAAATATGGGATTCCAGTAGAAACGCGATTTGGACCATCTGGTTTAACACGAGAATTTATAGAACAAGAATTTTCCAAAACCGGAAAATCCGCAGATGTTTTTGCTAGTGCAGATGTTGATAATCCTCAGACATTGTTTCAAGAAGGTTTAAGCGAACCAGTAGTGAATTTCACTAGTAACCGCATGGTTGCTGTTGTGCGATCGGGACTTGGTATCACATCAAATAATTTGTTGAATTTTTTGCTAAAGCCGGAAATCAAGTTAGGAACTTCCACGCCTATAGCAGATCCATCTGGTAACTATGCATGGCAGATCTTTGACAAGTCAGATCAAATTACACCTGGTAACTCTCAAATTTTGAAGAATAAAGCCTTGCAGTTGGTAGGTGGTAATCCTAATGCTCCAATTGTTCCTAATGGCAAAAATAATTTAGTCTATTTTCTCGAAGAAACAAAGCAGGCAGATATCTTTTTAGCTTATTACACCAGTGGTAAGACTGCCCAAGTAACAGCAGGTGGTGAAAATTTGCAAATAGTAGAATTACCTGATTATTTGGCAACAAAAGCTAATTATGGACTAACTACACTGAAAAATGCCGATCCTGATGGTGAAAAATTAGCTGAATATATCCTGTCACCAGAAGGGCAAGAAATTTTAACAAAGTATGGATTTAGCAGTCCCTCTACTTCTGTTCCTGAACATCAAGGTGCAGGTGGAGTTTTACTGGCTTTAGGTTTAGCTTTAATTTTGAATACAAAGCAACGAATCAAATCAGAATCCCGCAGCTAG
- a CDS encoding DUF3038 domain-containing protein — translation MLKVMHSAANSATPNSQWEDLIKLPAPNTVQWDNIKTQLDLVLLALETLTGIGSEAMLSAATDLNLESRVPDRVALWRLRQSNPLRKGQGGRKKLDVEEARSLVLIICYLAKQHQELIRRAVGLLEQMAENNREPHQAALLGDYIDAFCNTYQERMEEDEKISTDLLTNLALKLLVDLLFYSAPGGHRRLWLALIDRSTKF, via the coding sequence ATGCTAAAAGTTATGCACTCGGCCGCCAACTCAGCCACGCCAAATTCTCAGTGGGAGGATTTAATCAAGCTTCCAGCCCCAAACACAGTCCAATGGGATAATATCAAAACCCAATTAGATTTGGTGCTGTTGGCGTTAGAAACCTTAACTGGGATTGGTTCAGAGGCTATGCTTTCGGCGGCAACTGATCTGAACTTAGAGTCAAGAGTGCCAGACCGCGTAGCTTTATGGCGACTGCGCCAGTCAAATCCCCTACGTAAAGGTCAAGGAGGGCGAAAAAAGCTAGATGTCGAAGAAGCGCGATCGCTTGTTCTGATCATCTGCTACTTAGCCAAACAGCACCAGGAATTAATTCGCCGCGCTGTCGGTCTGTTGGAACAAATGGCAGAAAATAACCGGGAACCTCACCAGGCTGCCTTACTTGGAGACTATATTGATGCTTTTTGCAACACCTACCAAGAGCGGATGGAAGAGGATGAGAAAATCTCAACAGATTTACTTACCAACCTGGCACTAAAACTGCTTGTAGATTTACTTTTTTACAGTGCCCCTGGTGGGCATCGCCGTCTCTGGCTAGCACTTATAGACCGTTCGACAAAATTTTAG
- a CDS encoding DUF4335 domain-containing protein codes for MPLSNSVIRRYTPPTCTLEVFAQSSPLSRWMGKSVLKHLSFELRFDDPRLPEEQRVPIRGDREQLEALCDAVTNYVQQFLQQSPESFWVSFSGTHESSTAMGEPELKSSTKTLNSFSTQFPGANIRLEPSSYLTHNLFLGSLANHSSGPVIQLTLLQIFDLASALDEYSTDVMALPTLNTTSSTLRFPAWAPVAAVLVLGIGFLPITWQYANSIREKEQQTAKTSDPAAVKTALEPSTSLNFPTPEPGIIPPSDNLLGSTPPLSTSTLPQAPLTAPSSSFSAPQSLLPNNAVTTTQSKTATLPSNGVMPSLRDATGAASFSTRRSAIANAPSSKIPGQEIAIVPNLGQNPTGPNPQAGNLPQLRNLPPRLSSNTSSLPTNISPVSPPSLSTIPNNGGNTRTQTSPLTSQQLDERINSLQQPSPGEKPASQLSSSRTAENNPFIDQLGDGRKTPKSREVATGTLFDTPQVAEAREYLSKRWQPPTGLGQALEYSLIVSVDGTVERIFPLNKAAREFVDNAGMPEVGKPFVSANKSGQNVRIRVVLSPDGKVQTFPDE; via the coding sequence ATGCCTCTATCAAATTCTGTAATTCGTCGCTACACACCACCTACTTGCACGTTAGAAGTATTCGCCCAAAGCTCGCCTCTGTCCCGTTGGATGGGGAAAAGTGTCCTCAAACACCTCAGCTTTGAACTACGCTTTGATGATCCCCGACTACCAGAAGAACAAAGAGTTCCAATTCGGGGCGATCGCGAGCAACTTGAAGCTTTATGTGATGCAGTCACAAACTATGTACAGCAATTTCTCCAACAGTCTCCAGAAAGCTTTTGGGTCAGTTTCTCTGGTACCCACGAATCAAGCACAGCAATGGGTGAGCCGGAATTAAAGTCCTCAACAAAAACATTAAATTCCTTTAGCACCCAGTTTCCTGGGGCAAATATACGCTTAGAACCAAGTAGCTATTTAACTCACAACTTATTTCTCGGTTCTCTCGCCAACCACTCATCTGGTCCCGTAATTCAACTTACTCTGCTGCAAATATTCGATTTGGCAAGTGCTTTAGATGAATACTCAACTGATGTTATGGCACTCCCAACTCTCAATACCACAAGTTCGACTCTGAGGTTCCCTGCTTGGGCACCTGTTGCCGCAGTATTAGTGTTAGGTATAGGTTTCTTACCAATTACTTGGCAATATGCTAACAGCATTAGAGAAAAGGAACAGCAGACAGCTAAAACATCAGATCCAGCAGCAGTAAAGACAGCTTTAGAACCTTCAACTTCACTAAACTTTCCTACGCCTGAACCTGGAATTATCCCTCCATCGGATAATTTGCTAGGTTCCACTCCTCCACTTTCCACATCTACTTTACCGCAAGCACCTTTAACAGCCCCTAGTTCTAGTTTCTCTGCACCGCAATCTCTATTGCCCAATAATGCAGTGACAACAACCCAGAGCAAGACTGCTACCCTTCCTAGTAATGGAGTGATGCCTTCTCTGCGAGACGCTACGGGAGCGGCGAGCTTCTCTACGAGACGCTCCGCGATCGCTAACGCACCATCAAGTAAAATCCCAGGGCAGGAAATAGCCATAGTACCAAATCTTGGACAGAACCCTACAGGGCCAAATCCCCAAGCGGGTAATCTCCCTCAACTGAGAAATTTGCCACCCAGGCTCTCTTCTAACACGAGCAGCTTACCAACTAATATCTCACCAGTCTCCCCCCCGTCTCTTAGCACTATACCCAATAATGGTGGCAATACTCGTACCCAAACCTCGCCACTAACCTCACAACAGCTAGACGAAAGAATCAATTCTCTACAGCAACCTTCTCCTGGAGAAAAACCTGCTTCACAACTTTCCTCATCTAGAACTGCGGAGAATAATCCATTCATCGATCAGTTGGGGGACGGACGCAAAACTCCTAAATCCAGAGAAGTAGCTACTGGTACATTATTTGACACGCCTCAAGTAGCAGAAGCTAGAGAATACTTAAGCAAGCGTTGGCAACCACCCACTGGACTAGGACAAGCATTAGAGTACAGTTTGATAGTCAGTGTTGACGGCACAGTGGAGAGAATTTTTCCCCTTAATAAGGCAGCAAGAGAATTCGTTGATAACGCTGGGATGCCTGAAGTTGGCAAACCTTTTGTTTCCGCTAATAAAAGTGGACAAAATGTCAGAATTCGAGTTGTTCTCAGTCCTGATGGCAAGGTACAGACTTTTCCAGATGAATAG
- a CDS encoding YiaA/YiaB family inner membrane protein, with translation MQTIGTQKDSAAWVIQTWAAFVISISMTTFGIVNLPVNGWVKGFMGMGMAFSVGSTFTLAKTTRDLHENRRLTARLDEAKVEKLLSQHDPLNFK, from the coding sequence ATGCAAACAATTGGCACCCAAAAAGACAGTGCAGCTTGGGTTATTCAAACTTGGGCAGCTTTTGTGATTTCTATTTCTATGACCACCTTCGGTATTGTAAACTTACCTGTAAATGGCTGGGTGAAAGGCTTTATGGGTATGGGTATGGCTTTCTCTGTTGGCTCAACTTTTACTTTGGCGAAAACTACTAGAGACTTGCATGAAAATAGAAGATTAACTGCAAGATTAGACGAGGCAAAAGTAGAAAAATTGCTTTCACAGCACGATCCTCTAAATTTCAAATGA
- a CDS encoding ferredoxin, whose product MADFLPSPEEQEDNRSGLEPELGGFLRDSPERSGLEPELGGLLRQNGVYVDEITCIGCKHCAHVARNTFYIEPDYGRSRVVRQDGDAEEIIQEAIDTCPVDCIHWVDYTELKKLEQERKYQVIPVVGYPVEQAVAASERRRKKQKLKTKKSRY is encoded by the coding sequence ATGGCTGATTTTCTGCCGTCGCCGGAAGAACAAGAAGATAATCGTTCCGGTTTGGAACCAGAATTAGGGGGTTTTTTACGGGATTCCCCAGAACGTTCTGGTTTAGAACCTGAATTGGGCGGTTTGCTGCGCCAAAATGGTGTTTATGTTGATGAAATTACCTGTATTGGTTGCAAGCATTGTGCTCATGTTGCACGTAATACCTTTTATATTGAACCAGATTACGGGCGATCGCGCGTGGTTCGCCAAGATGGAGACGCTGAAGAAATTATCCAAGAAGCAATTGATACTTGCCCGGTTGATTGTATTCACTGGGTTGATTACACTGAACTGAAAAAGTTAGAACAAGAGCGCAAATATCAGGTAATTCCTGTAGTGGGTTATCCAGTAGAACAGGCGGTTGCTGCTAGCGAACGTCGGCGTAAAAAGCAAAAGTTAAAGACCAAAAAATCCCGTTATTAA
- a CDS encoding DUF1257 domain-containing protein has protein sequence MSHFSQIKTQIRNLDSLKDALTELGVDWKPGPREVRGYRGQTHPAEVSIEQENGYDIGFRWNGKEYELVADLQYWQQDLSVDGFLRQVTQRYAYQTVVKETARVGFQVSEQQKNEDGSIRLVVQRWSA, from the coding sequence ATGTCACACTTTAGCCAAATTAAGACTCAAATCCGTAACCTTGATTCTTTGAAAGATGCTTTGACTGAATTGGGCGTAGACTGGAAACCCGGCCCACGCGAAGTCCGTGGCTATCGCGGTCAAACCCATCCTGCGGAAGTTAGTATTGAGCAGGAAAATGGCTATGACATCGGCTTTAGATGGAATGGCAAGGAATATGAATTAGTGGCTGATTTGCAATATTGGCAACAAGACCTGTCTGTGGACGGATTTTTACGCCAGGTAACACAGCGCTATGCTTATCAAACAGTTGTGAAAGAAACCGCTCGTGTTGGTTTTCAAGTCTCTGAACAGCAAAAAAATGAAGATGGTTCCATTCGCCTGGTAGTACAGCGCTGGAGTGCGTAA
- a CDS encoding DUF2997 domain-containing protein, whose translation METLEFIIYPDGRVQEKVTGIVGASCAEVTAAIEAQLGQVLNHEPTSEYFAAKVQQSNVANTHTTYSDW comes from the coding sequence ATGGAGACATTAGAGTTCATAATCTATCCAGACGGTCGGGTACAAGAGAAAGTCACTGGTATTGTGGGGGCTTCTTGTGCTGAGGTTACAGCAGCAATAGAGGCACAATTGGGGCAAGTACTTAATCATGAGCCAACCTCAGAATATTTCGCCGCGAAGGTGCAGCAATCTAATGTGGCGAATACGCACACCACTTACAGCGATTGGTAA
- the bioU gene encoding (S)-8-amino-7-oxononanoate synthase BioU, protein MSTANILSAIRIGVLGFGGLGQAAAKVLAAKQEMVLVAAADQKGYAYAAEGLNTQECIAIYQSQGSVGYLEPVGTLTNQSVHDLIEIAQPVDGYFLALPNLPNDFIPSVAKEFIKSGWRGVLVDAIKRTTAVEQLLAMKEELQAAGITYMTGCGATPGLLTAAAALAAQSYAEIHQVEITFGVGIANWEAYRATVREDIGHIPGYTVETARAMTDAEVEALLDKTNGVLTLINMEHADDVMLEVAGICDRDRVTVGGVVDTRNPKKPLSTNVKVTGRTFEGKISTHTFTLGDETSMAANVCGPAFGYLKAGKQLHQRGIYGIFTAAEIMPQFVR, encoded by the coding sequence ATGAGTACAGCAAATATCTTGTCAGCGATACGTATAGGAGTACTAGGTTTCGGTGGACTCGGACAAGCCGCCGCCAAAGTACTTGCTGCTAAACAGGAAATGGTTTTAGTCGCAGCAGCAGATCAAAAAGGTTACGCTTACGCTGCTGAAGGTTTAAATACTCAAGAATGCATTGCAATCTACCAGTCCCAAGGTTCGGTAGGTTATTTAGAGCCAGTTGGTACGTTAACAAATCAAAGTGTTCACGATTTAATCGAAATAGCTCAACCTGTGGATGGGTATTTTCTGGCTTTACCTAACCTACCAAATGATTTTATACCCTCTGTAGCCAAGGAATTTATCAAATCTGGTTGGCGTGGAGTGCTAGTGGATGCAATTAAGCGCACCACTGCTGTAGAACAATTACTGGCGATGAAAGAAGAACTGCAAGCAGCCGGAATTACATACATGACAGGCTGCGGTGCTACACCTGGACTGTTAACCGCCGCTGCCGCATTAGCAGCCCAAAGCTACGCCGAAATTCATCAAGTCGAAATCACCTTTGGGGTTGGAATTGCTAACTGGGAAGCTTACCGCGCCACTGTTCGGGAAGATATTGGCCATATCCCTGGTTACACAGTGGAAACTGCTAGAGCCATGACTGACGCGGAAGTAGAAGCGTTATTAGATAAAACTAATGGCGTGCTTACCTTGATAAATATGGAACACGCTGATGATGTGATGCTAGAGGTAGCGGGAATTTGCGATCGCGATCGCGTTACTGTTGGTGGTGTAGTCGATACTCGCAATCCTAAAAAGCCCCTCAGCACCAACGTTAAGGTAACAGGACGCACCTTTGAAGGTAAGATTTCCACCCATACCTTTACTCTGGGAGATGAAACCAGTATGGCAGCTAATGTCTGCGGCCCTGCCTTCGGTTATCTTAAAGCTGGTAAGCAATTGCACCAACGCGGCATCTATGGAATATTCACTGCTGCTGAAATTATGCCCCAATTTGTTAGGTAA
- a CDS encoding type II secretion system F family protein, which translates to MPTFVARVRDSQGKSRTEKIVAESLVQARTNLRDQGFVIQELKQSQGFQPDIALKKFQNSLVKVSVKDKAVFSRQFAVLMNAGVAIVRSLGVLSEQCSNTKLKQALIEISNDVQSGMNLSESMRKHPDCFDGLYVSMIQAGEVGGVLDEVLNRLAKLLEDVARLQNQIKSALSYPTVVGFIAVSIFLGMTIFLIPVFAKIFTEIGTELPPLTQFLMDTSLFLRSPKVFVLLAVIVGGKIAFTQYGKTPVGRITIDRLSLKMPLFGDLIQKSSVARFSRTFGSLTRSGVPILTCLEIVRDTSGNQVIANAIDAARMEIQQGGMISLALQRDSVFPAMAIQMISIGEETGELDAMLMKVADFYEDEVEQAVKAMTSILEPVMIVVLGGMVGTILLAMYLPMFKVFEKLG; encoded by the coding sequence ATGCCAACCTTTGTTGCCCGTGTTCGGGATTCTCAAGGAAAATCCCGAACAGAAAAAATTGTTGCCGAATCCTTAGTACAAGCTCGTACTAATCTGAGAGATCAAGGTTTTGTAATCCAAGAACTCAAGCAATCTCAAGGATTTCAGCCAGATATTGCCTTAAAAAAATTCCAGAATTCCTTAGTTAAGGTTTCTGTGAAAGACAAAGCCGTTTTTTCGCGTCAATTTGCCGTTTTGATGAATGCGGGAGTTGCGATAGTTAGAAGTTTAGGGGTACTTTCCGAACAGTGTAGTAATACTAAACTGAAACAAGCCCTGATTGAGATTAGCAACGATGTTCAAAGCGGAATGAATCTTTCAGAGTCAATGCGAAAGCACCCTGACTGTTTTGATGGATTATATGTGAGTATGATTCAAGCTGGTGAAGTTGGTGGTGTTCTAGACGAAGTATTAAATCGTTTAGCTAAGTTGTTAGAGGATGTTGCTCGTCTACAAAACCAAATTAAATCAGCATTGTCTTATCCAACCGTTGTGGGTTTTATAGCAGTTTCTATCTTTCTCGGGATGACCATTTTTCTGATTCCGGTTTTTGCGAAGATTTTTACAGAAATTGGAACTGAATTACCACCTCTAACGCAATTTTTGATGGATACTAGTTTATTTTTGAGAAGTCCGAAGGTTTTCGTGCTTCTCGCTGTTATTGTAGGAGGAAAAATTGCCTTTACACAATACGGTAAAACTCCTGTTGGCCGCATAACAATTGATCGTCTTTCCCTCAAAATGCCGTTGTTTGGTGACTTAATTCAAAAGTCTTCGGTTGCCCGCTTTAGCCGGACTTTTGGTTCTTTGACTCGTTCAGGTGTGCCAATTTTAACTTGCTTAGAAATTGTCAGAGATACATCAGGAAATCAGGTAATTGCCAATGCCATAGACGCAGCTCGTATGGAGATTCAACAAGGAGGTATGATTAGCCTTGCTTTACAAAGAGATAGTGTTTTTCCGGCTATGGCAATTCAAATGATTAGTATCGGAGAAGAAACTGGAGAATTAGACGCAATGTTGATGAAGGTTGCCGATTTCTATGAAGATGAAGTCGAGCAGGCAGTCAAAGCAATGACTAGTATTTTGGAACCGGTGATGATTGTAGTTCTAGGGGGGATGGTTGGAACCATTTTGCTAGCAATGTATTTGCCTATGTTTAAGGTTTTTGAAAAGCTAGGATAG
- a CDS encoding type IV pilus twitching motility protein PilT, protein MEMMIEDLMEQLIEMGGSDMHLSAGLPPYFRISGKLTPIGEHVLTADQCQRLIFSMLNNTQRKTLEQNWELDCSYGVKGLARFRVNVYKERGSYAACLRALSSKIPNFEKLGLPDIVREMTDKPRGLILVTGPTGSGKTTTLAAMIDLINRTKAEHILTVEDPIEFVYEPIKSLVHQRQLGEDTKSFANALKAALREDPDIVLVGEMRDLETISLAISAAETGHLVFGTLHTSSAAQTVDRIIDVFPHERQTQVRVQLSNSLVAVFSQTLVSKKNPKPGEYGRVMAQEILVVTPAISNLIREGKTSQIYSAIQTGGKLGMQTLEKVLADFYKAGTISFEAAMSKTSKPDEIQRLIGNSTPQAAAGAKPGAAAKAH, encoded by the coding sequence ATGGAAATGATGATTGAAGACTTGATGGAGCAGTTGATTGAAATGGGTGGCTCGGATATGCATTTATCCGCAGGTTTACCTCCCTACTTCCGTATCAGTGGCAAACTCACTCCCATCGGTGAGCATGTATTGACAGCCGATCAATGTCAAAGGCTGATTTTTAGTATGCTCAACAACACCCAACGTAAAACCTTAGAGCAGAACTGGGAATTGGATTGTTCTTATGGTGTTAAGGGTTTGGCACGTTTTCGGGTCAATGTCTATAAAGAACGTGGTTCTTATGCTGCTTGCTTACGGGCATTAAGTTCTAAGATTCCTAACTTTGAAAAGTTAGGTCTGCCAGATATTGTACGGGAAATGACAGATAAGCCCAGAGGATTAATTCTGGTGACAGGCCCTACAGGTTCCGGTAAGACAACTACCCTAGCGGCAATGATCGACTTGATTAACCGCACTAAGGCAGAGCATATTTTAACGGTGGAAGACCCAATTGAATTTGTCTACGAACCCATTAAAAGCTTGGTTCACCAACGACAACTGGGTGAAGATACTAAGAGCTTTGCTAACGCTTTGAAAGCAGCTTTGCGGGAAGATCCAGATATTGTTCTAGTGGGAGAAATGCGCGATTTGGAAACGATTTCTTTGGCGATTTCCGCAGCAGAAACAGGACACTTAGTATTTGGCACGCTACACACCAGTTCCGCCGCCCAAACAGTTGACCGGATTATCGACGTTTTCCCCCATGAAAGACAAACCCAAGTCCGGGTGCAGTTATCTAACTCGTTAGTAGCGGTATTTAGTCAAACTTTGGTGTCCAAGAAAAACCCTAAACCTGGTGAATATGGTCGGGTGATGGCTCAAGAAATTCTGGTTGTCACTCCTGCTATTTCCAACTTGATTCGAGAAGGCAAAACATCTCAAATTTACTCAGCTATTCAAACTGGCGGCAAATTGGGGATGCAAACTCTGGAGAAGGTTTTAGCTGATTTTTACAAAGCAGGAACGATTTCCTTTGAAGCAGCGATGTCTAAGACTTCTAAGCCTGATGAAATCCAACGTCTGATTGGTAATTCTACACCACAAGCCGCCGCAGGTGCGAAGCCTGGTGCGGCTGCCAAAGCACATTAA
- a CDS encoding GspE/PulE family protein codes for MTYSSPQRRSTALTTRTEFSPFGNKLVQSGYVNTEQMRQALIESRKSGRPLTEVLESITGQQLSPELLRQYKKQQLFELKILYGVEFLDPEVNSIGNTMMGNLIETLIPVDICRRHRLVPLSKHEDQTPPSVLVAMVAPDNLEASDDLNRILRPQGLALQRMVITQEDYQQLINQYLDEMAVRQKHLEQEKFTDINQDLENLGNLDLADAPEEMEADLGAAMKGAEDAPVINLVNRILAKALHEGVSDIHIEPQEENLRIRFRKDGVLREAFDPLPKKIIPAVTARFKIISNLDIAERRLPQDGRIRRLFEGRKVDFRVNTLPSRYGEKVVLRILDNSSTQLGLDKLITDPDTLHIVQDMVSRPFGLILVTGPTGSGKTTSLYSALSEKNDPGINISTVEDPIEYSLPGITQVQVIREKGLDFATALRAFLRQDPDVLLVGETRDKETAKTAIEAALTGHLVLTTLHTNDAPGAIARLGEMGIEPFMVSSSLIGVLAQRLVRRVCSECRVPYTPTTEELGRYGLSASSDVGVTFYKANTLTLDAIAEAKGKNQLCSKCNGVGYKGRCGVYEVMRVTENLQTLINEDAPTERIKEVAIEEGMKTLLAYSLDLVREGSTTLEEVERVTFTDTGLEAELKAKRKTGLTCRSCDATLKQEWLDCPYCMTSRF; via the coding sequence ATGACTTACTCGTCACCACAACGGCGCAGTACCGCTCTAACTACCAGAACAGAGTTTTCGCCCTTTGGCAACAAGCTAGTGCAATCTGGCTATGTCAATACCGAACAGATGAGGCAAGCACTAATTGAAAGCCGCAAATCTGGCCGACCCTTAACGGAAGTACTAGAGTCAATCACTGGGCAACAACTATCACCTGAGTTGCTCAGGCAATACAAAAAACAGCAGCTATTTGAACTTAAAATACTATACGGTGTTGAATTTCTAGATCCGGAAGTCAACTCCATTGGCAACACGATGATGGGGAACCTGATTGAAACCCTCATCCCAGTGGATATCTGCCGTCGCCATCGTTTAGTACCACTATCGAAACACGAAGACCAAACCCCGCCCTCAGTTTTAGTGGCGATGGTCGCTCCAGATAATCTAGAAGCTTCCGATGACCTGAACCGCATCTTGCGTCCCCAAGGGCTCGCATTACAGCGCATGGTGATCACACAGGAAGACTACCAGCAGCTAATCAACCAATATCTGGATGAAATGGCTGTTCGGCAAAAACACCTGGAACAAGAAAAGTTTACAGATATTAATCAGGATTTAGAAAACCTCGGAAATCTCGATCTTGCAGATGCTCCTGAAGAAATGGAGGCTGATCTAGGGGCAGCAATGAAGGGTGCAGAGGATGCCCCAGTCATTAACCTAGTCAACAGAATCCTGGCTAAAGCCTTGCATGAGGGTGTTTCTGACATTCATATCGAACCGCAAGAAGAAAACTTACGCATTCGCTTTCGGAAGGATGGGGTACTGCGTGAAGCTTTTGATCCCCTACCGAAAAAAATCATCCCAGCGGTGACAGCCCGATTTAAAATCATCTCCAATCTAGACATTGCTGAACGCCGTTTACCCCAAGATGGACGCATCCGTCGGCTGTTTGAAGGACGCAAAGTTGACTTCCGTGTGAATACCTTACCCAGTCGCTACGGGGAAAAGGTGGTGCTGCGGATTTTGGATAACTCCTCCACCCAACTGGGATTAGATAAGTTAATTACCGATCCAGATACTTTACATATTGTCCAGGATATGGTTAGCCGCCCCTTTGGTCTAATTTTAGTAACTGGGCCAACTGGTTCTGGGAAAACAACCTCGCTGTATTCTGCACTATCAGAAAAGAACGATCCCGGAATTAATATCAGTACTGTGGAAGACCCAATTGAGTACAGTCTTCCAGGGATTACTCAAGTACAGGTGATTCGGGAAAAAGGGCTGGATTTTGCTACCGCTCTACGGGCTTTCTTGAGGCAAGATCCAGATGTGCTGCTGGTAGGTGAAACGCGGGATAAGGAAACGGCAAAAACAGCGATTGAGGCTGCCTTGACCGGCCACTTAGTATTAACTACCTTACATACCAATGATGCCCCAGGAGCGATCGCTCGTTTGGGAGAAATGGGGATTGAGCCTTTCATGGTTTCTAGTTCCCTAATTGGCGTTTTAGCTCAACGTTTGGTACGGCGTGTATGTTCTGAATGTCGTGTTCCTTACACTCCCACAACCGAGGAACTAGGTCGTTATGGTCTATCAGCTTCCTCAGATGTCGGAGTCACGTTCTATAAGGCTAACACCTTGACATTAGATGCGATCGCCGAAGCCAAAGGCAAAAATCAGCTTTGCTCAAAATGTAATGGTGTCGGCTACAAAGGACGTTGTGGCGTTTATGAAGTCATGCGAGTCACCGAAAACCTGCAAACTCTCATCAACGAAGATGCACCCACAGAACGCATCAAGGAAGTGGCAATAGAAGAGGGTATGAAAACCTTGCTGGCTTATAGTTTGGACTTAGTGCGTGAAGGTTCTACCACTTTAGAAGAAGTAGAACGAGTGACGTTTACTGATACTGGTTTGGAAGCCGAGTTAAAAGCCAAACGCAAGACTGGTCTTACCTGCCGGAGTTGCGATGCCACATTGAAACAAGAATGGCTGGATTGTCCATACTGTATGACATCTCGGTTTTAA